One window of Myxocyprinus asiaticus isolate MX2 ecotype Aquarium Trade chromosome 6, UBuf_Myxa_2, whole genome shotgun sequence genomic DNA carries:
- the LOC127442366 gene encoding tyrosine-protein kinase Lyn-like isoform X2: protein MGCIKSKLDDDQNGGVLEMNKHQPNNSTPGLLPGQVFQKMEETGKMVIALYPYEAIHPDDLGFKKGEKLRVLEEHGEWWKAASLSTRKEGFIPSNYVAEADTMETEEWFFKDITRKDAERQLLAPANKPGSYLLRESETSKGSYSLSIRDVDAQGLDVVKHYKIRSLDNGGYYISPKITFNDIHSMIKHYHKQADGLCRKLEKPCDKPKAQKPWDKDAWEISKESIKMVKKLGAGQFGEVWLAYYNNSTKVAVKTLKPGTMSVEAFLEEANLMKTLQHDRLVRLYAVVTKTEPIYIITEFMANGSLLDFLKSETGCKVQLPKLIDFSAQIAEGMAYIEKKNYIHRDLRAANVLVSESLLCKIADFGLARVIEDDQYTAREGAKFPIKWTAPEAINYGSFTIKSDMWSFGVLLYEIITYGKIPYPGMSNSEVMSSVQRGYRMPRPENCPAELYDIMNSCWKNKPDDRPTFDYIQSVLDDFYTATEGQYQQQP from the exons ATGGGTTGTATAAAATCTAAGTTGGATGATGACCAAAATGGAGGTGTGCTTGAAATGAACAAACACCAGCCA AATAATTCAACTCCAGGCCTCCTACCTGGTCAGGTGTTCCAAAAAATGGAAG AAACAGGTAAAATGGTAATTGCCTTGTACCCCTACGAAGCCATTCATCCTGATGATCTGGGCTTTAAAAAAGGAGAGAAGTTAAGGGTTCTTGAGGA GCATGGAGAATGGTGGAAGGCAGCATCTCTTAGCACAAGAAAAGAAGGATTCATACCATCAAACTATGTTGCTGAAGCAGACACTATGGAGACAGAAGA atgGTTCTTTAAAGACATCACAAGGAAGGATGCAGAGAGGCAACTATTAGCACCTGCTAACAAACCTGGATCTTACCTTTTACGTGAGAGTGAAACCTCAAAAG GAAGTTATTCACTGTCAATCAGAGATGTGGACGCTCAGGGGTTGGATGTTGTTAAACATTATAAGATCAGATCTTTGGATAATGGCGGCTACTACAtctctccaaaaatcacattcaaTGACATCCACAGCATGATAAAACATTACCACA AACAAGCAGATGGATTATGTCGAAAACTAGAGAAACCATGTGATAAGCCCAAAGCACAGAAACCATGGGACAAAGATGCCTGGGAAATCTCAAAAGAATCTATAAAGATGGTGAAGAAACTTGGAGCAGGGCAGTTTGGAGAGGTGTGGTTGG cCTACTACAATAACAGCACAAAAGTGGCAGTGAAAACACTCAAGCCTGGCACAATGTCTGTAGAGGCTTTCCTAGAGGAGGCCAACCTTATGAAAACCTTACAGCATGATAGACTGGTGCGCCTCTATGCAGTTGTCACCAAAACAGAGCCCATCTACATCATCACTGAATTTATGGCGAATG GAAGCTTATTGGATTTTTTGAAAAGTGAGACAGGCTGCAAAGTACAGTTACCAAAGCTTATAGATTTTTCAGCACAG ATAGCAGAAGGTATGGCCTACATTGAGAAGAAGAATTACATTCACAGAGACTTGAGAGCTGCTAACGTACTGGTTTCAGAAAGCCTGTTGTGCAAAATAGCAGATTTTGGCCTGGCCAGAGTAATTGAAGATGACCAATACACAGCCAGAGAAG GAGCAAAATTCCCTATCAAATGGACGGCACCTGAGGCCATCAACTACGGCTCTTTCACCATCAAATCAGATATGTGGTCTTTTGGGGTTCTGCTGTATGAGATTATAACGTATGGGAAAATTCCTTATCCAG GCATGAGTAACAGTGAGGTAATGAGCTCAGTCCAGAGAGGCTACCGGATGCCCCGTCCTGAAAACTGTCCTGCTGAACTTTATGATATCATGAACTCCTGTTGGAAGAATAAACCAGACGACCGTCCCACATTTGACTATATTCAGAGTGTACTAGATGACTTCTATACAGCCACTGAGGGCCAGTACCAGCAACAGCCATGA
- the LOC127442366 gene encoding tyrosine-protein kinase Lyn-like isoform X1, with the protein MGCIKSKLDDDQNGGVLEMNKHQPVRTDKTVYVRDPTSHKHPINNSTPGLLPGQVFQKMEETGKMVIALYPYEAIHPDDLGFKKGEKLRVLEEHGEWWKAASLSTRKEGFIPSNYVAEADTMETEEWFFKDITRKDAERQLLAPANKPGSYLLRESETSKGSYSLSIRDVDAQGLDVVKHYKIRSLDNGGYYISPKITFNDIHSMIKHYHKQADGLCRKLEKPCDKPKAQKPWDKDAWEISKESIKMVKKLGAGQFGEVWLAYYNNSTKVAVKTLKPGTMSVEAFLEEANLMKTLQHDRLVRLYAVVTKTEPIYIITEFMANGSLLDFLKSETGCKVQLPKLIDFSAQIAEGMAYIEKKNYIHRDLRAANVLVSESLLCKIADFGLARVIEDDQYTAREGAKFPIKWTAPEAINYGSFTIKSDMWSFGVLLYEIITYGKIPYPGMSNSEVMSSVQRGYRMPRPENCPAELYDIMNSCWKNKPDDRPTFDYIQSVLDDFYTATEGQYQQQP; encoded by the exons ATGGGTTGTATAAAATCTAAGTTGGATGATGACCAAAATGGAGGTGTGCTTGAAATGAACAAACACCAGCCAGTACGTACTGACAAAACTGTATATGTGAGAGATCCAACCTCCCATAAACATCCTATT AATAATTCAACTCCAGGCCTCCTACCTGGTCAGGTGTTCCAAAAAATGGAAG AAACAGGTAAAATGGTAATTGCCTTGTACCCCTACGAAGCCATTCATCCTGATGATCTGGGCTTTAAAAAAGGAGAGAAGTTAAGGGTTCTTGAGGA GCATGGAGAATGGTGGAAGGCAGCATCTCTTAGCACAAGAAAAGAAGGATTCATACCATCAAACTATGTTGCTGAAGCAGACACTATGGAGACAGAAGA atgGTTCTTTAAAGACATCACAAGGAAGGATGCAGAGAGGCAACTATTAGCACCTGCTAACAAACCTGGATCTTACCTTTTACGTGAGAGTGAAACCTCAAAAG GAAGTTATTCACTGTCAATCAGAGATGTGGACGCTCAGGGGTTGGATGTTGTTAAACATTATAAGATCAGATCTTTGGATAATGGCGGCTACTACAtctctccaaaaatcacattcaaTGACATCCACAGCATGATAAAACATTACCACA AACAAGCAGATGGATTATGTCGAAAACTAGAGAAACCATGTGATAAGCCCAAAGCACAGAAACCATGGGACAAAGATGCCTGGGAAATCTCAAAAGAATCTATAAAGATGGTGAAGAAACTTGGAGCAGGGCAGTTTGGAGAGGTGTGGTTGG cCTACTACAATAACAGCACAAAAGTGGCAGTGAAAACACTCAAGCCTGGCACAATGTCTGTAGAGGCTTTCCTAGAGGAGGCCAACCTTATGAAAACCTTACAGCATGATAGACTGGTGCGCCTCTATGCAGTTGTCACCAAAACAGAGCCCATCTACATCATCACTGAATTTATGGCGAATG GAAGCTTATTGGATTTTTTGAAAAGTGAGACAGGCTGCAAAGTACAGTTACCAAAGCTTATAGATTTTTCAGCACAG ATAGCAGAAGGTATGGCCTACATTGAGAAGAAGAATTACATTCACAGAGACTTGAGAGCTGCTAACGTACTGGTTTCAGAAAGCCTGTTGTGCAAAATAGCAGATTTTGGCCTGGCCAGAGTAATTGAAGATGACCAATACACAGCCAGAGAAG GAGCAAAATTCCCTATCAAATGGACGGCACCTGAGGCCATCAACTACGGCTCTTTCACCATCAAATCAGATATGTGGTCTTTTGGGGTTCTGCTGTATGAGATTATAACGTATGGGAAAATTCCTTATCCAG GCATGAGTAACAGTGAGGTAATGAGCTCAGTCCAGAGAGGCTACCGGATGCCCCGTCCTGAAAACTGTCCTGCTGAACTTTATGATATCATGAACTCCTGTTGGAAGAATAAACCAGACGACCGTCCCACATTTGACTATATTCAGAGTGTACTAGATGACTTCTATACAGCCACTGAGGGCCAGTACCAGCAACAGCCATGA